The following coding sequences are from one Cupriavidus basilensis window:
- a CDS encoding tripartite tricarboxylate transporter substrate binding protein: MPVSQPPHLANIGRRRVLAGIALAMTTGSTRAQRPEAFPSRPITWVVPFPPGGAVDAIARIISRKMSESIGQQVVVDNRAGSGGIIGSDLVAKAPSDGHTILINSTGLVVDRFFYPRVPYQSDRDFVPVVLAATLPSVLVVPADSRFRDITQLLKAARENPGKLSFASAGLGTSIHLASALLAARANVELLHVPYRGSSPAVSDLVAGRVDMMIDSVTSQRQNILAKRVRALGVTSLDRHPQLPEVPTIAEAAGLPGFEVLTWCGVFAPKGTPRSVVERLNAEINKAIAAPDVVEALKQLGIKTAGGAPEVLADLFKSETERWQKLIVEHRLNANQ; encoded by the coding sequence ATGCCCGTCTCGCAACCCCCTCACCTGGCGAACATCGGCCGCCGGCGCGTCCTTGCGGGCATCGCGCTCGCGATGACGACGGGTTCAACCAGGGCACAACGGCCCGAAGCCTTTCCATCGCGTCCCATCACGTGGGTGGTTCCCTTCCCGCCGGGCGGAGCCGTCGATGCGATCGCGCGCATCATTTCGCGAAAGATGTCAGAGAGCATCGGGCAGCAGGTTGTGGTGGATAACCGCGCGGGTTCGGGCGGCATCATCGGCAGCGACCTCGTCGCGAAGGCCCCGTCTGACGGACACACCATTCTGATCAACTCCACGGGACTGGTGGTGGACCGGTTCTTCTATCCTCGCGTACCGTACCAGTCCGATCGCGACTTCGTTCCGGTGGTTCTCGCGGCGACGCTCCCCAGCGTTCTGGTCGTGCCGGCGGATTCGCGGTTTCGTGACATCACGCAGCTCCTGAAAGCGGCGCGCGAAAACCCCGGCAAGTTGTCCTTTGCTTCCGCGGGATTGGGCACGTCTATCCACCTTGCCTCCGCGCTCCTCGCGGCCAGGGCGAACGTGGAGCTGCTCCATGTCCCCTACCGGGGCAGCAGTCCAGCCGTTTCGGACCTGGTCGCGGGCCGCGTCGACATGATGATCGACTCAGTGACATCGCAGCGCCAGAACATCCTCGCCAAGCGCGTTCGCGCACTCGGGGTGACGAGCCTGGATCGCCATCCGCAACTGCCCGAAGTGCCGACCATCGCCGAGGCGGCGGGCCTTCCCGGGTTTGAAGTGCTCACATGGTGCGGGGTGTTCGCACCCAAAGGCACGCCTCGCTCCGTCGTGGAGCGGCTTAACGCCGAAATCAACAAGGCGATTGCTGCGCCGGACGTCGTCGAAGCACTTAAGCAGCTTGGGATCAAGACTGCCGGCGGCGCACCGGAAGTCCTTGCGGACCTATTCAAGTCCGAGACGGAGCGGTGGCAAAAGCTCATCGTCGAACACCGCCTCAATGCAAACCAGTGA